The genomic stretch GGCGGCATACACGGCCTGGCAGTGCCCCGCGACCGTCTCGGGAGTGATCCGCAGCCGCCGGGCGATCTGTTTGTCGGAGCACCCCCGCTGGAGCAGGTCGTGCGCCTGCTGCTGGCGGCGGGTGAGGCGCGGGGGCGTCACTCGTCCACCTCGTCCCAGCGGCAGCGCGGGCGGCGGTACGGCGTCTTGTCGTGGGACTGGCGGCGCACGGCCCCGGTGCGGCTGCCCCTGGGCCGGTCGCGGGGCAGGCGGGCGGGCAGCACGGTCACGATCAGTTGCGAGCTCGGGCACCACACCCAGTGCACGGCGCGCCCCTCATAGGTCAGGGGGACGATCTGGCGGCCGCTCTCCAGTGGCGTGGCGGTCAGCTCGTCGGCGTGCAGGCTGATGTGATGGCACAGCTGGCGGTACGCGGCGAGCGTCAGGGTGAGGCCGTCGTAGCGCACCCACAGCCGGGCCTGGGTGTGGAAGTACGCCTGGACGCTCACGGCACGGCCTCGATCAGCGCGGGCATCTCGTCCTCACCGATGTGCCAGGGCTGCTGCGCCTGGGCGAGCGGTCGCAGGACGTGCACCTCGAGCGCCGTGGCGTAGTGGCTGGCCAGCCACGCCTCCTCCCCGTCGAACCACTGCACGCCGTCCACTTCGGAAGTGCTGTCACTGACGCCGAACCGCCACCCGTCCTGCCAGAGGATGATCAGGGCGACCATGTGCTGCGAGCGCTGCCGGCGACGGCTGCGGACACACAGGGCGGCCAGGGCCCACGCGGTCTCGCCGTCCTCCTCGGGACAGCGCCACACCGCCGGGAACCACTGCTCCAGCGGCAGGGGGCGCAGGGCGTCGGTGCCGAGCTCGCGGCCCTGCCACGCGGCGCTGTCGCTGTAGGTGGTCTCGGGAATCAGGCCGCGCTCGATGGCCGCCAGCGTCCACCGAGCGAAGTTGTGGTCGGCCGTGAACTCGGGGGCGAGCAGGGCCACGTCGCCCGTCAGCGCGTAGAGGGTGTAGTACATGCAGCCCGTGTAGGCATGCTGCCGCGCCCAGTGCAGGTCAGGGATGGTCATGACAGGGTCACTCCTTTCAACGCCCCGACGACGCGCCGGGCCATGGCGATCAGGGCGGCGGCCTCGCGAGGGTCGCGGACGATGTGGGCGGCGATGCCGTAGAGGTCGCGCAGCTCGGCGTGGCGTTCCACCTGGCTGTCTCTGGCCTGACCGGTCGCGGTCTTCGTCTCGATTAGGGCGGCCAGGCACAACCCGGTGCCAGGGAGGCCCAGCAGATACGTCATGTCCGGGAAGCCGCTGGGGATGTGGCCGGACTTCACGCGGCGGCGCGACCCGCGTGTGACCAGGGCGGCGTCGGTCTTGACCGGGTACCACCCGGCCCGCAGGAAGAGGTCGCTGATCGCGGCCTCGACCTGCGCCTCGGAGGCGGGGGGCCGGGTCACGCGGGCTCCAGTTCCGCGCGGTGGATGAGGCGCTGCTGCCCGTCAGCGAACTCCAGGCGGTAGGTGTTCTCGGCCTCTGACCACCCCAGGACGGTGGCCCGCTGGCCACGCAGGGCGGCGACCGCCGGCCGGGTGTGGCGGCCCGGCACGACCCGCACCACGCTGCCGGTCTTCAGGTCGCGGCGCATCAGTCGGCCGCCTGGGCCACGTGACCCGCCTTCGGCCGTCCGGGAATGACCACAGTGCGCTGAGCGGGCTGGGCCTCGCCGTGGTGCGCCGCCACCCGGTATACGAACGGATCCAGGGTGGTGCCCGGCCGGCAGCGCTCAATGGCCCCGTCCCGCACCAGACTCCGGACATACAGGCGCACCGCCGCGCGGGAACACGGCAGGGCCTCGTACAGCTCGCGCTCGCTGGTGCCGTGGGCACCGGCGGCCGTGATCGCGCCCAGCACGCCACCACGACCGACGACCGGGGCGGACGGCGTGCGGCGGCGCTGCCGGTACCGGGCCGTGATCCGTTCGGCCACCGCCGCGCTGACATACAGCTGGGCCTGCTTCCCCTTCGAACCGTGCCCCGGAGGGGTGCGGAGCCGGGCGTCGCGGCCCGCACGCCGGGCCATCTGGGTCTTGCTCAGGCCCAGGGTGGCCCGCAGGGTGGACAGGGCCACGTCGTCCTCGGCGGGGGGCTGGATCTCCTCGACGATCTGGTCGACCCACCAGTCCGGCACCATCGCCTTGCTGCGGCGCTCCTGGGTGGCGACGGTGCCGGGGAAGGTCAGCACGTGCGCGCGCTTCGCACGGGTGTACAGGGTCGTGTACTCCCGCTGGAGCAGCGCGGCCAGATCCGTGAGCAGCTGGTAGCCGTCCACCTCGCCGAAGCGGAGGCCGAGTGTCGTCGCCTTCGCGTGGACGGCCTGCCAGTGCACGCCCAGTAGGTCGCCGCAGCGCTTCGGCCCGAGGCGCGCGTAGTGACGTTCCAGCCACGCGGTGCGCTCAGGCGTCCAGTGGGTGCCCACGGGTGGAGCCTTGGCGTTCACGCGGATGGGCTTCGCCTGATCCGGGCCGGAGGTGGTCAGGGCCACGCGGCCGGCCTCGCTGATCTGGTACACGCCCCGCTGGAGCCGGGTCGCCCAGCCGACGTGGTGCAGGTGCTTGAGGGCGCTCCAGACGTCCTCGTGGGTGAGACCGAGCTCCAGGACGAGATCCGGGGTGCGGGCCGGGCGCTCCAGGGCCGCCAGCACCCGGCGGGTGGTCTGGCCGGTCACGCCCCGCCGGCGGGCGACGCTGGCATTGACGGCGCTCACCACGCGCTCCGGTGGCCGTCGCGCAGCCGGAAGTTCCGGCCGTGCTTCATCTCCACGATCTCCAGGGGTTGCAGCCGGCCCAGGTTGCGGGCCCCCAGGGACGCGGCGAGTTCGGCCGGGCTCAGGTTCGTGGTGATGACGCAGGGCCTCCGCGCGTTCTGCCGCTCCTCCAGGGCCAGGTACAGCAGGCGGCGCTCCACCTTCGCCGTGTCCGTCTCCCCGGCCCCCAGGTCGTCCAGGATCAGCAGGGTCGGCGCGGTCAGCAGCCGCAGCGCCGCGCCCTCGGTCAGGCCGTCGCCACGGTCCCCGTATCCCTCGCGCACGTCGAGCGCCAGCCGGCCCAGGTTCACGACCAGGGCGCTGTGCCCGGCCGCCAGCACCGCCTTGGCCGCCAGCACAGCCACCTGGGTCTTGCCCGCGCCGGGCGGGCCGCTCAGCAGCAGGCTGTCGTTGGCGGCGAGGATCTGCGGCATCCGGCCGGTCGCGGCCCGCAGCCGGGGGAACGGGTCGAGATCCGTCACCAGATCCGCCCACTCCAGCTCCAGGTAGCGCGGCGGGATGCCGGAACGCTCCAGCCGCCCCAGCAGGACGTCCGAGCGCCGCCCGGCCTCGCAGCGGGGGCAGGCGTGGGCCGCCGTGTGGCCTTCGTCGTCCATGACCTCGATCAGGCCGCCGGCGCACAGCCGGGCGTGCTGCTCGTCGTCCAGGCCGGCCGGGTGCGCGTGCCAGCGATTCAGGTCGACCAGGGTGGGCAGGGGGCGACTGGTGCCGGTGTCCACCCGTGCCAGGGCGCTGGCCAACGAGGTGCCGGGGCGGATCTTCGGGCTCAGGGCCTGGGCGTTCTCGCGGGCCTGGCCGAGGTGGGCGTGCAGAGCGTCTTGCACGGTGGTGGGCAACGGTTCATGGGTCATGAGACCTTCCTCTGGGGGTGCAGGGGGGCGTTGGCCAGCAGCTCGGCCATGCTCGGTGTCGGGGCATCGGCGGGCGGCGCGGCGGGCGGGGCCGGGCGGCGCTGGCGATCCTTGTCGGGGAAGAAGCTCTTCCAGCCGAACTCGATGGCGCGGGCCACGGCGGTGGGCAGATGCTCGCCGTCCTGCTGGAGCGTCCGGAGCTTGCGGAACTGCTCCTCGGCGGTGCTCTCGGTGGTCTTGATGCTGGCCTGGACGCGGTACGTCAGCCAGCGCTGCCACGCCTCCGACATCCCCGGCACCGCCGCGAGGTCGGCCGGCAGCTGGGGCGGCGGGGTGGGGGCGCGGCGGGGGCGTGGGGTGGTTGGTGATTCCGGCGCTGGCGCTCCTGAACCTGATGACCCTCCCTGATCCCCCTTGGGGGTAGGGGGTGTTTCTTCTGTTCTTCCTTCTGTTCCTTCCTCTTCCTTAGGCGCTTCGCCATTGCCGTCCTGCACGTCGTTTTCTGGTGGTGTCAGCGAACCATCGTTCGCACCGTGGTTCGCACCGCCGTTCGCATCACGGTTCGCACGTTCGTTCGCGTCCTCGTTCGCACCGCTGTTCGCACCCTGATTCGCAGCATCGTTCGCGCCGCCGTTCGCACCCTGGTTCGCACGCGGGTACGCCCAGCCATTCGCAGACCGCACCGCCAGGCCGTCCGCTTCCAGCCGCGCGAGGCATTTCTCGACCGCACGCTGGCCCAGGCCTGTCTCCAGCATCAGCTGCGCGACCTTCATGACCGGGTCGGCGTAGTTCGCCTGCTCGGCCAGGGCCGTCAGGACGCCGCTGCTGGCGTCCCAGTGGGTCTTCGTGTACGCGACCACGCGCCGATCCAGCACGACGTAGGTGCCTTTCTCGCGGCGGCTCATGGCTGGCGCGCTCCCTGGGCCAGCGCCCGTCGTCCCGTCTCGGTCAGCCGGTACGGGCACGGATCGGTGCGGTCGAACTCCGGGGTGACGTGCAGGTGGCCGTGGGCAATCAGGGCGCGGACGGCGTCCCCGTCCGCCGCGCACAGGGGCCGGCGGGCGACCACGCGGCCCAGGATGTCCAGACCCGCATCGATGGCGGGCGCACTCGGCCGGGTGGCGGCCAGGTACCGGTGGCGCAGCCCGGCCAGGGTGCCGGCCTCGATCACCCACAGGCCCCGGTGGCTGGGGCTGCGGTCGACGAGTGGGGGGTCGATGGGCACGAAGTCCTCGAGCACCCAGCCGAAGGGTCCGGTGAACCACGGATCGTCGCTGGAGGTCACGACGTCCGCGAGGCGGGCCACCCCGTAGATGCCGGGCACGCAGAACTCCTGGAGCAGGTCGTCGTCGCTGAACACGTCCACCGGATCGGGGTCGTCGAAGATGTCGCCGACCCAGGTGAGGGCCTGGCGGATCTCCGTCAGGTAGGCGTGGTCGCCGGGCTTCGGGGGGAGGCCTCCGTGCAGGGCCAGGAGCTGGCCGACCATCGCGGCAGGCGGAGCCCAGTCACGGTTCTCCACACGCTTGGGGCCGTCGTCCAGCAGGAACAGGCGCGGCCACGGGTGCCGGAGGGTCAGGCCACGGATGGCGGGCGGGGTCATCAGTCACCCACTTCATCCAGCAGGGGCCGCTGGGCGCTGAAGGTGCGCACCTGGACGTCCAGCCAGCCCAGCGCCTCGCCAAAGCGGTGCTGCGGGAGGTCGTCGTACGCGGCCAGGGACGCGCCGGCGAAGCCGAAGGCTTCCTTGAAGGCCCGGTACGCGCCGCTGTACCCGCGCGGATGGACGCGGCCGAAGTCCTGGCACGCGGCGTGAACGCGGCTGCGCATCTCGCTGCTGGCCCGGATCGGGGCGGTGTCGAGCCGGTGCTCGAGGGCGGCCAGCTGGCGGCGGTGCTGCTGCAACCCCTGGAGGCTCAGGGCCAGGAGTTCCACCGGATCCGTGGGCAGCTCCGGGACGTCCACGCCGGACTGGCGCCGGTAGGCGGCGAACGCCTGGACGAGCTGGCGCTTGAGCGGCACCGTGGTCTCGGAGTTGCGCACCAGGGTCAGCAGGAAGTAGCACTGATCCTCGCTGAGCAGGGCGTACTGAGGGGGTCGGCCCCGACCCTGGGTTTTCCCGGTTTCAAACCGGAGAAGTCCCAGGGCCTCGAAGTCGGCGCGGTAGTCGCTGATCAGGCTCAGGACGTTCTCGTGGTGGTTGCCGAGGGCGCGGGCCAGCTCACGGCTGTCGGCCCGGGCCTCGCCGTGGATCGCATGGACGGTGATGGTGTCGGTCACGGGGCGTCCTTTCCGCCCCCGGCGTGGTGACCGGGGGCGCGTTCGGGAGGGTCTTCAGTTCGGCTTGCCGTACAGGACGGGCAGGTTCGGGCCGGCGTGGGCCCGCAGCGCGGCGATCACGCGGCTCACGGCGCGTTCGCGGGCGCGGCGCAGGTCGTCGTGCACCACCTGGAGCACGAACTTCTTCTCGTCGTGGTCGAACTCGACGTAGACCTTGACCTCGTACTCCTCGTCGCGGTCTTCGGGGATGTCGTAGACCGGCGGGGTGAGCAGGATGGACTCGGGCACGTCCTGGCCGTTCGCGGCATTCACGCGCTGCACGATCCGCCGGTCCAGGGCATGCTGCATCGGCGCGACGCTGCTGGCCCCCTCGCGGTTGTCGGTGAAGTTCAGGGTGCTGAAGGTCGGGATCACTGTGGCGTCCACGTACGGGCTCAGCTGGGTGCGCAGCAGCCGCACGAGCTCCTTCTGCGGGATCAGGGTGGGCTTGACCCATGTGCTGACCAGCGCGAAGGCCGGGTGCGTGGGCAGGGGCAGCGCGGTCACCCAGCGGTGGGTGCCGTCCGCGTTCTCCTGCGCGAAGACCACCTGCGCGTCGTCCACGTACACCATCAGCGCCGTGCCCGCCTTCAGCCCGTCGGTCAGGGCGAGCGTCAGGCTCTCCAGATCGCGCAGGGTCGCGCCACTCTCGTCCAGCTCCGCGCGGTGGCGCTCCAGTTCGCCGTTCGGGTGGCGCAGGTAGTACACGCCCCGGGGCTCCGGGCCGGGCACGATGACGGTCTCGCCACTCTGCACCAGGCGCTCGACCTCGGCAATGGCGTTCCCATCCAGACTCGTCATCAGTTCCCTTCCTTTGTCGCGGTCACGCGCACGAACAGCCCTTCCTGGGCGAACACGGCGGCCACCTCGGGCTCCCCGCTGGCGGTCGCGCCGGGCGACACGTGCAGGAACTCGGGGCCGGCCGCCTGGGCGGGCACGCTGACGGCCACCTGCGGCTTGACGGCCACGGTGCTGAAGGTCTCCGCACCGTCCAGGCCCTTGTTCAGCACGGGGCGGAACGCGACCTTGATGGTCAGGACGCGGTCTTTGTCGAGGCCGGGGCGGCCCTCGCAATCCTGCATGCAGCGGTTGATGGCGTCGTTCACCACCTCGCCGATGCCGCCGCCCTGCAGGTTGCCGATGGTGTCGTGGGTGAGCTTCGTTGCGGTCATGGAGCCTCCTGGGGGTGGGACGACGTGAGTTCGGGGCGGCCCGTCCAGCGGGCGAAGAGGGACAGCAGCGCGGCGACCTCGACCGTGACGGTCAGGCCGAACGCGCACTTGAGCAGGGCGGGCGAGGTGGGTTCAAGCAGCGTCGTGAGGTACAGCGCCAGCGGGACGCACACGAGCAGCAGGAGGTACGGCAGGGCGCGGCGCATCTACCGGATCTCCCGGTGGTAGGCCACGCGCACGGCGCGGCGGCGGGGGTTGCCCTCCGGTGCCCGCAGCACCCGGCCGTGCCGGTGCAGGTCGATCAGGGCCATCACGACGGTCTCGTACGGCAGGTTAAGTGCCCGTGCGAGCAATAGGGCGTCCACGACGGTGTACAGCGTGAACACGTGCAGCACGCGGGCGCGGGCGGACTGGGGCCGGTAGCGATGGCGGATCATCGTCTGGCCTCGCAATCGGCGCACAGCACGTCGCCGCACTCCATCAGTTCCCCGCAGCTACACCGGGGCAGGCGGAACAGCCGGATCATCTCCGGGTGCCCACTGCGCACCGCCTGGATCTCGCCCAGCCCCTGTTCGTGTAGGTCGGCCACGATGACGGCCGGGCGGTAGAACGTCCGGATCACGAGGTCGCGACGACCCACCAGCGGCGGACGGGGGGCGTGGCCCGCCGTTGCCGTGCCGCACTCCGGGCAGGTGGCCGCGTCGGCGCGGATCGGCGCGTGGCACCCTGAATTCAGGCACCACACGCTGGGGGCGTACCCGCTGCCGACCAGCGCCCGGAGCAGCCGCACCTGCGCGGCGTTCCGCTCCGCGTGGCGGTCTCGCGGGCCACTCACAGCCGCACCGTCCGGAGCGCCAGCAGCAGCGCGATGCCGCCGTTGAGCAGGGCCTCAGCGATCTGCTGGAGCTGGAGGACGTGCAGGGCCAGGGCCAGCAGCGTGCCGAGCAGCAGCAGGGCCAGGACGCGCTGGAGGGCCACGCGGCGGGCACGATCCAGCAGGTGACGCAGGGGCGCGGTGACGTAGGCGGTCACGCCCAGTCCTCGGGGATGTTGTCGGGCTCGTCATGCCAGCAGCTCGCGCCGCCCGTGCAGCCGTCCGGGCCACAGCAGGGCAGGGTCTGTTCGCGCATGCGGCGATCAACAGCGCTTTCAGGGCGGTCAGTGGAAACAGCGCGGCAGCCAGCGCACACCCAGGGCTGCCCCTCGACGGACGTCGGCGGCAGGAACGTCGGAAGGACGCCACACACGGCACACGCGAGGGTGATCACGCCCGCCCCCACGCACTTTCCTGGTCGCCCAGGTTGCGGGGGCCGCCGTAATCGGGTTCCCGGTCGCGCTCCGCCTGGGCGAGCTGGAGGTCGCGGGCGAACTCGGCGCGGGTGCGCTCGAAGGACTTCACGATGGCGTCGCCCCGCTTGAGCACCTTGCGGCTATCCACCTCCAGCCACAGCGTGCGGCGCTCCTGATCCGCGTGCTTGGTGACCACGAAGCCCAGGCCGTGCAGGCGGCTGAAGATCGCGTGCGCCAGCCGCAGGCTGCCCTGGTCGTCGATGTCGAACTGGAGCATCTCCACCTCGGCCACCAGGGCGATCAGGTGGCCGAACTTGTGCTGGCACTCGGGGCCGACCACGCCCACGAAGGGGATGACCGTGCCGGGCCGGGTGAGTGCCCGGCCACAGTGGGCACAGCGGGGCGCGTGGGCGCGGGTGGGGGGGGACTGGGGGGCAGCGTGTATCATGGGGTCTCTCCTCCCCCCTGCTGAGCCGTTCCACCGGCGTTGACGCAGGGGGTGTTTCTTTGCTCAGTCGACTTTTCTGGTTGTGAAGGTGACAGTGGTCGAGCTCGTGGGGCGTTCGGTCTGCGCCTGCTCCCACTCGGTCAGGGCGGTGGCGGAAACGCGGATGATGCGGCCCAGGCGGACGCACGCCAGCCGGCCGTGCTCGATCTCGGCGTAGATGGTTTTGCGATCCACGCCGAGCAGCTCGGCCACTTCGGGGACGGTCATGTAGGGCTTCATGCGGGCCGTCCGGCGTAGCCTTGACGGGAGGGGTCATCCATGGACGAAGTGACCTTTCTGGTACAGGGTGTGCTCGTGACAGGGAAGCTGGCGTTCCCAGTAGGCAAGTTGGAACCGCCGGAGGCAGCGCGGTTGCAGCTCACCCTGGACGACGCGGTGGCCTGCATGGGCCTGGAACAGAGCGACCTCTTCGTGTTGTTCGAGGCCCGGATCTTCGGCGCGTCCATTGCGACCGTGGAGTCTCTGGTGCTGCGTCGGGACGCCGTGGGCGGCACGCTGAATGGGCACCTGTTCATCGACGCCACGCCCCAAGTGAACTGACGCCCTCGTAGAGATGTGGTCTCAGAGCGCGGCGATCTTCCGCGATGGCGTCGCGCACGACGGCCTGAAGCTCCGCACGGATGGCCGGATGCTGTACCGCGCGCACCAGCAACTGGACGAGGATGGAGGAAGGTTTCATGCGGGGGTGACCTCCTGGGCGGTCGGTAGGCGGGCAGCGCGGGCAAGGCACCGTCCTCTTCTTTACGGCTTTACTCGGAACCTTCCGAGTGGGCTGGTAAAAAAAGAGAGCGGGCGTCAACCTTCAATGCTGTTGCTAGCGCTTGAAGCGTCCGTCCACTCACGCCATTTACTTGACCCTGCTCGTGCTTGAACACCGTTGCAGACGACACGCCTGCGGCGGCGGCCAAC from Deinococcus sp. AB2017081 encodes the following:
- a CDS encoding ATP-binding protein; translation: MTHEPLPTTVQDALHAHLGQARENAQALSPKIRPGTSLASALARVDTGTSRPLPTLVDLNRWHAHPAGLDDEQHARLCAGGLIEVMDDEGHTAAHACPRCEAGRRSDVLLGRLERSGIPPRYLELEWADLVTDLDPFPRLRAATGRMPQILAANDSLLLSGPPGAGKTQVAVLAAKAVLAAGHSALVVNLGRLALDVREGYGDRGDGLTEGAALRLLTAPTLLILDDLGAGETDTAKVERRLLYLALEERQNARRPCVITTNLSPAELAASLGARNLGRLQPLEIVEMKHGRNFRLRDGHRSAW
- a CDS encoding Rha family transcriptional regulator, with the protein product MTDTITVHAIHGEARADSRELARALGNHHENVLSLISDYRADFEALGLLRFETGKTQGRGRPPQYALLSEDQCYFLLTLVRNSETTVPLKRQLVQAFAAYRRQSGVDVPELPTDPVELLALSLQGLQQHRRQLAALEHRLDTAPIRASSEMRSRVHAACQDFGRVHPRGYSGAYRAFKEAFGFAGASLAAYDDLPQHRFGEALGWLDVQVRTFSAQRPLLDEVGD
- a CDS encoding helix-turn-helix domain-containing protein; the encoded protein is MKPYMTVPEVAELLGVDRKTIYAEIEHGRLACVRLGRIIRVSATALTEWEQAQTERPTSSTTVTFTTRKVD
- a CDS encoding helix-turn-helix domain-containing protein; this translates as MPMLLPGLKSARTRAGLTQEQLAAAAGVSSATVFKHEQGQVNGVSGRTLQALATALKVDARSLFLPAHSEGSE